In one window of Thermus aquaticus DNA:
- the pstC gene encoding phosphate ABC transporter permease subunit PstC, which produces MELLRQAPSRNPKEVLTFALLVLLGAVTLLTTLGVVLSLLGEVVEFFRRVPLTEFLFAPEWTPLFAEPRYGIAPLIAGTLLVTAIALTVAIPLGLALAIYISEVAPHRVRARVMGVLELFEGIPTVVLGYFALLTVTPFLQKFIPGLQIFNPLSAGLVMGFAIIPYVSNVAADAMQSVPRAIREAAYALGARPYEVALRVVFPAAISGIIAAIILATSRAIGETMIVAIAAGQRPTLTLDPRETIATMTSFIVQAATGDQPAGSTASLALFAVGATLFLMTLGLNILAQYVVERYRERYE; this is translated from the coding sequence ATGGAGCTCTTACGCCAAGCCCCTTCCCGCAACCCCAAGGAGGTCCTCACCTTCGCCCTCCTGGTTCTCCTCGGCGCCGTGACCCTCCTCACCACGCTGGGGGTGGTCTTGAGCCTCCTGGGAGAGGTGGTGGAGTTTTTCCGCAGGGTGCCCCTCACGGAGTTCCTCTTCGCCCCGGAATGGACCCCCCTCTTCGCCGAGCCCCGCTACGGCATCGCCCCCCTCATCGCCGGAACCCTCTTGGTCACGGCCATCGCCCTCACGGTGGCCATCCCCCTGGGGCTCGCCCTGGCCATCTACATCTCCGAGGTGGCCCCCCACCGGGTGCGGGCCCGGGTCATGGGGGTCCTGGAGCTCTTTGAGGGCATCCCCACGGTGGTCCTGGGGTACTTCGCCCTCCTCACCGTCACCCCCTTCCTGCAGAAGTTCATCCCCGGCCTGCAGATCTTCAACCCCCTTTCCGCAGGGCTGGTGATGGGCTTCGCCATCATCCCCTACGTTTCCAACGTGGCCGCAGACGCCATGCAGTCCGTGCCCCGGGCCATCCGGGAGGCCGCCTACGCCCTGGGGGCTAGGCCCTACGAGGTGGCCCTAAGGGTGGTCTTCCCCGCGGCCATCTCCGGCATCATCGCCGCCATCATCCTGGCCACCAGCCGGGCCATCGGGGAGACCATGATCGTGGCCATCGCCGCCGGGCAGCGCCCCACCCTCACCCTGGACCCCCGGGAGACCATCGCCACCATGACCAGCTTCATCGTGCAGGCGGCCACGGGGGACCAGCCCGCGGGCTCCACGGCCTCCCTGGCCCTCTTTGCCGTGGGGGCCACGCTTTTCCTCATGACCCTGGGCCTCAACATCCTGGCCCAGTACGTGGTGGAACGCTACCGGGAGCGCTATGAGTGA
- the pstA gene encoding phosphate ABC transporter permease PstA, with the protein MSEPLLSKTQGGDPWKARIDRVFARALVLPLFLALALLSWLLLDTLYRSFSVQVVRSDVGLSQTFPLGTAWQEALRAALLQEGYTEEEAEAMLKDPKELRALLNQNRVELMWNTHEGPLRYVVTGSYDERVLDLPLLQGLRRWEELKAGLGEGERLVLNPWLDQTFLTRFPSRNPLIAGMGVAVAGTVWVLTLALLIAIPVGVGTAILLEEYLREGRLNRILEVNLRNLAGVPSIVYGLLGLAFFVREMGFGPTVLAAALTLALLGIPVITVTAREALRAVPESQRQAAFALGATRRQVVFQVVLPAALPGVVTGVILSAARLIGEAAPLLLVGAAAYVPFYPTGVLSEYTVIPVQIYLWVSQPQPEFARVAAAGILVMLLVLSGLYLAALYVRNRFRREW; encoded by the coding sequence ATGAGTGAGCCCCTCTTGTCAAAGACCCAAGGCGGCGACCCCTGGAAGGCGCGGATAGACCGGGTCTTCGCCCGCGCCTTGGTCCTTCCCCTCTTCCTGGCCTTGGCCCTCCTCTCCTGGCTCCTCCTGGACACCCTCTACCGGAGCTTCTCCGTGCAGGTGGTGCGCTCCGATGTGGGCCTTTCCCAAACCTTTCCCCTGGGCACTGCCTGGCAGGAGGCCCTAAGAGCGGCCCTCCTCCAGGAGGGGTACACGGAAGAGGAAGCGGAGGCCATGCTGAAGGACCCCAAGGAGCTCCGGGCGCTCCTCAACCAAAACCGGGTGGAGCTCATGTGGAACACCCACGAGGGGCCCCTCCGCTACGTGGTCACGGGCTCCTACGATGAGCGGGTTCTGGACCTCCCCCTCCTCCAGGGCCTAAGGCGGTGGGAGGAGCTCAAGGCGGGCCTGGGGGAAGGGGAGCGCCTGGTCCTCAACCCCTGGCTGGACCAGACCTTCCTCACCCGCTTTCCCTCCCGGAACCCCCTGATCGCCGGGATGGGGGTGGCCGTGGCGGGCACGGTCTGGGTGCTCACCTTGGCCCTGCTCATCGCCATCCCCGTGGGGGTGGGCACGGCCATCCTCCTGGAGGAGTACCTGCGGGAGGGTAGGTTGAACCGCATCCTCGAGGTCAACCTCCGCAACCTGGCCGGGGTGCCCTCCATCGTCTACGGGCTTTTGGGCCTGGCCTTCTTCGTGCGGGAGATGGGCTTTGGCCCCACGGTCCTGGCCGCCGCCCTCACCCTGGCCCTCTTGGGCATCCCCGTGATCACGGTGACCGCCCGGGAGGCCCTGAGGGCCGTGCCCGAGTCCCAGCGGCAGGCGGCCTTCGCCCTGGGGGCTACCCGCAGGCAGGTGGTCTTCCAGGTGGTCCTCCCCGCCGCCCTCCCCGGCGTGGTGACCGGGGTCATCCTCTCCGCCGCCCGCCTCATCGGCGAGGCCGCCCCCCTTCTCCTGGTGGGCGCCGCCGCCTACGTGCCCTTTTACCCCACCGGAGTCCTCTCCGAGTACACGGTGATCCCGGTGCAGATCTACCTCTGGGTCAGCCAGCCCCAGCCCGAGTTCGCCCGGGTGGCCGCAGCGGGCATCCTGGTCATGCTCCTGGTGCTCTCGGGGCTCTACCTGGCCGCCTTGTACGTTAGGAACCGCTTCAGGAGGGAATGGTGA
- the pstB gene encoding phosphate ABC transporter ATP-binding protein PstB — MVKLEILQNHETVRTAPVPEAEALVDVRNLSLFYGNKQALFDISVRFPRNQVTAIIGPSGCGKSTLLRSLNRMNDLIPGVRVTGEVLYEGVNIYDPRVDPVAVRRHIGMVFQKPNPFPKTIFENVAFGLRLMGVKGSELEDRVVAALKRAALWEEVREVFKKQSGLRLSGGQQQRLCIARAIAVEPPLLLMDEPTSALDPIATQAIEDLILELKSRYTVIIVTHNMQQAARVSDRTLFMHLGVLVEEGPTEEIFTKPKHPYTEAYITGRFG, encoded by the coding sequence ATGGTGAAGCTAGAGATTCTGCAAAACCACGAGACGGTGCGCACCGCTCCCGTCCCCGAGGCCGAGGCCCTGGTGGATGTCCGCAACCTCAGCCTCTTCTACGGGAACAAGCAGGCCCTCTTTGACATCAGCGTGCGCTTTCCCAGGAACCAGGTGACCGCCATCATCGGCCCCTCGGGGTGCGGCAAGAGCACCCTTTTGCGCTCCCTCAACCGCATGAACGACCTCATCCCCGGGGTGCGGGTCACGGGGGAGGTCCTCTACGAGGGGGTGAACATCTACGATCCCCGGGTGGACCCGGTGGCGGTGCGCCGGCACATCGGCATGGTCTTCCAGAAGCCCAACCCCTTCCCCAAGACCATCTTTGAGAACGTGGCCTTCGGCCTGCGCCTCATGGGGGTAAAGGGGAGCGAGCTGGAGGACCGGGTGGTGGCGGCCCTGAAGCGGGCGGCCCTTTGGGAGGAGGTGAGGGAGGTCTTCAAGAAACAAAGCGGCCTGAGGCTCTCCGGAGGCCAGCAACAGCGCCTTTGCATCGCCCGGGCCATCGCCGTGGAGCCCCCCCTCCTCCTCATGGACGAGCCCACCAGCGCCCTGGACCCCATCGCCACCCAGGCCATTGAGGACCTGATCCTGGAGCTCAAGAGCCGCTACACCGTGATCATCGTCACCCACAACATGCAGCAGGCCGCCCGAGTTTCCGACCGCACCCTCTTCATGCACCTGGGGGTGCTGGTGGAGGAGGGGCCCACGGAGGAGATCTTCACCAAGCCCAAACACCCCTACACGGAGGCCTACATCACCGGGCGCTTCGGGTAA
- a CDS encoding MFS transporter: MSPLGLLFLTLFNSILGLSILFPILGPLARELGLSEVQVGLFSTGYALMQFLLSPYWGRRSERGRKPILLLGILGFALSFFLFGLFALLGQKGLIPQGLLFPLLLLTRLLGGAFSSATLPTAQAYVADITGRESRTGGMALLGAAFGLAVILGPALGAGLAAALGLLAPVFFSAGIALLNALFVYLVLPESRPGGHQGVGGLSPLDPRVFPLLLLGFALNVSSVALEQTIAFYFQDRLGLSGVATAKAVGTALVLYGLVAVFIQGFLVRRFSWPPKTLLLAGIPVGILGFLILVQAKGFFALTLGLALQGAGAALAGPGVTAGLSLAVGEGEQGLVAGLNGSAQALGRMLGPILGTGLYRLAPEAPYLLGAILLALTLLFLPALFRRVRL, encoded by the coding sequence ATGTCGCCCTTGGGCCTCCTCTTCCTGACCCTCTTCAACAGCATCCTGGGCCTATCCATCCTCTTCCCCATCCTGGGGCCGCTGGCCCGGGAGCTGGGCCTAAGCGAGGTCCAGGTGGGCCTCTTCTCCACGGGCTACGCCCTCATGCAGTTCCTCCTCTCCCCCTACTGGGGCCGCCGGAGCGAGCGGGGGCGTAAGCCCATCCTCCTCCTGGGCATCCTGGGCTTTGCCCTAAGCTTTTTCCTCTTTGGCCTCTTCGCCCTCCTGGGGCAGAAAGGGCTTATTCCCCAGGGCCTTCTTTTCCCCCTGCTCCTCCTCACCCGGCTCCTCGGCGGGGCCTTCAGCTCGGCTACCCTGCCCACGGCCCAGGCCTACGTGGCCGACATCACGGGCCGGGAAAGCCGCACCGGGGGCATGGCCCTTCTGGGGGCGGCCTTTGGCCTGGCGGTGATCCTGGGGCCGGCCTTAGGCGCGGGCCTCGCCGCGGCCTTGGGCCTCCTGGCCCCGGTCTTCTTCTCGGCGGGGATCGCCCTCCTAAACGCCCTCTTCGTCTACCTGGTCCTTCCCGAGTCCAGGCCGGGCGGACACCAAGGAGTGGGCGGGCTTTCCCCCCTGGACCCCAGGGTCTTCCCCCTGCTCCTTCTGGGCTTCGCCCTGAACGTCTCCAGCGTGGCCCTGGAGCAGACCATCGCCTTCTACTTCCAAGACCGCCTGGGGCTTTCCGGGGTGGCCACGGCCAAGGCGGTGGGAACGGCCCTGGTCCTTTACGGCCTGGTGGCGGTCTTCATCCAGGGGTTTTTGGTGCGCCGCTTTTCCTGGCCGCCCAAGACGCTCCTCCTGGCGGGGATTCCCGTGGGCATCCTGGGCTTTTTGATCCTGGTCCAGGCGAAGGGCTTTTTCGCCCTCACCCTGGGCCTGGCCCTGCAGGGGGCAGGGGCGGCCCTGGCCGGGCCTGGGGTCACGGCGGGCCTCTCCCTGGCCGTGGGTGAGGGGGAGCAGGGCCTGGTGGCGGGCCTCAACGGCTCGGCCCAGGCCCTGGGGCGGATGCTGGGCCCCATCCTGGGCACGGGGCTTTACCGCCTGGCCCCGGAGGCCCCCTACCTCCTGGGGGCCATCCTCCTTGCCCTCACCCTCCTCTTCCTCCCCGCCCTTTTCCGCAGGGTTCGGCTCTGA
- the recF gene encoding DNA replication/repair protein RecF (All proteins in this family for which functions are known are DNA-binding proteins that assist the filamentation of RecA onto DNA for the initiation of recombination or recombinational repair.), whose product MRLLAFRQRHFRNLAFSLFRPPPGPLALVGGNAQGKTGLLLAIHLALGGEVRGTLEDLIRFGEKEAWLQAEVETELGVFRVEQRIGLEGREIRLNERPVGLRALYELPGSVLILPEDVEVVLGPKEERRGFLDHLLARFSRRYAALLSAYEKALRQRNALLKTGGNSLSVWDQELARYGEEITLLRRRFLKRFLPLFQSVHQTLAPGEVGLRLEETAPEGLLQALAARREEERLRGQTLVGPHRDDLVFLLGGRPAHRFASRGEAKALALALRLAEHRLLSEHHGEPPLLLVDEWSEELDEARRAALLAYAKSLPQAILAGLLAPEGVPVCWVQEGVVLCPGG is encoded by the coding sequence ATGCGGCTTCTGGCCTTTCGGCAGCGGCATTTCCGCAACCTGGCCTTCTCCCTGTTCCGCCCCCCTCCTGGCCCCTTGGCCCTGGTGGGGGGAAACGCCCAGGGGAAGACGGGACTCCTCCTGGCCATCCACCTGGCCCTGGGGGGGGAGGTGCGGGGGACCCTCGAGGACCTGATCCGCTTTGGGGAGAAGGAGGCCTGGCTTCAGGCGGAGGTGGAGACGGAGCTCGGGGTCTTTCGGGTGGAGCAGCGAATCGGCCTCGAGGGCCGGGAGATCCGCCTAAACGAAAGGCCCGTCGGCCTCAGGGCCCTTTACGAGCTTCCGGGGTCGGTCCTCATCCTCCCCGAGGACGTGGAGGTGGTCCTGGGTCCCAAAGAGGAAAGGCGGGGGTTTTTGGACCACCTCCTGGCCCGCTTTTCCCGGCGCTACGCCGCCCTCCTTTCCGCCTACGAGAAGGCCCTCCGCCAGAGAAACGCCCTCCTGAAGACGGGGGGCAACAGCCTCTCGGTCTGGGACCAGGAGCTCGCCCGCTACGGCGAGGAGATCACGCTTCTGCGGCGCCGCTTCCTGAAGCGCTTCCTGCCCCTCTTCCAGAGCGTCCACCAGACCCTGGCCCCGGGAGAGGTGGGCCTTAGGCTGGAGGAGACCGCCCCTGAGGGCCTCCTGCAGGCCCTGGCGGCCAGGCGGGAGGAGGAGCGCCTCCGGGGCCAGACCCTGGTGGGGCCCCACCGGGACGACCTGGTCTTCCTCCTTGGGGGCCGCCCCGCCCACCGCTTCGCCAGCCGGGGGGAGGCCAAGGCCCTGGCCCTGGCCCTGCGCCTGGCGGAGCACCGCCTCCTCAGCGAGCACCACGGGGAGCCTCCCCTCCTTCTGGTGGACGAGTGGAGCGAGGAGCTGGACGAGGCCCGCCGCGCCGCCCTCCTGGCCTACGCCAAAAGCCTTCCCCAGGCCATTCTGGCCGGGCTTCTGGCCCCGGAGGGGGTGCCGGTATGCTGGGTGCAGGAGGGGGTGGTCCTGTGCCCTGGCGGGTGA
- a CDS encoding DUF721 domain-containing protein, whose protein sequence is MPWRVKEVIPEALKRAGGKERLKRGLVLAAWREVVGRELAQITEPVALEGGVLLVQVPDPVVAHQLTYSRLALLRRYEERFPGMVKEIRFQVGSEAPRPRKEAEAPSSGPGPEAGRKALELAQKAPPEMREAVARAALALFGRQRGSPCPICQTPSETHPCPTCRRLLEAPWVRKEAERLKRGRASALEGEALLVARHLAREALLREMQDLYPEALRDEALRPLLQDLARRFQALFPEEPLPEGIRSLLQRS, encoded by the coding sequence GTGCCCTGGCGGGTGAAGGAGGTCATCCCCGAGGCCCTGAAGCGGGCCGGGGGAAAGGAGAGGCTCAAGCGGGGTCTGGTCCTGGCCGCCTGGCGGGAGGTGGTGGGCCGGGAGCTGGCCCAGATCACCGAGCCCGTGGCCCTGGAAGGGGGGGTCCTCCTGGTCCAGGTGCCCGACCCCGTGGTGGCCCACCAGCTCACCTACAGCCGCCTGGCCCTCCTCAGGCGCTACGAGGAGCGCTTTCCCGGGATGGTCAAGGAGATCCGCTTTCAGGTGGGAAGCGAGGCCCCAAGGCCAAGGAAAGAGGCCGAGGCCCCTTCTTCCGGACCAGGCCCGGAGGCGGGCCGCAAGGCCCTGGAGCTGGCGCAAAAGGCCCCCCCGGAGATGCGGGAGGCCGTGGCCCGGGCCGCCTTGGCCCTCTTTGGTAGGCAGAGGGGAAGCCCCTGCCCCATCTGCCAAACGCCCAGCGAAACCCACCCCTGCCCCACCTGCCGCCGCCTCCTCGAGGCCCCCTGGGTGCGCAAGGAGGCGGAGCGCCTCAAGCGGGGAAGGGCGAGCGCCCTAGAAGGCGAGGCCCTCCTGGTGGCCCGGCACCTGGCCCGGGAAGCCCTTCTTAGGGAGATGCAGGACCTCTACCCCGAGGCCCTTCGGGACGAGGCCCTTAGGCCCCTCCTCCAGGACCTGGCCCGGCGCTTCCAGGCCCTCTTCCCCGAGGAACCCCTTCCCGAAGGGATCAGAAGCCTCCTACAGAGGTCCTAG
- the ctaD gene encoding cytochrome c oxidase subunit I: protein MAITAKPKAGFWAVLWDLLTTVDHKKIGLMYTATAFFAFALAGVFSLLIRAQLAVPNNGLLTGEQYNQILTLHGATMLFFFIIQAGLTGFGNFVVPLMLGARDVALPRINAFSYWAFLGAIILALMSYLFPGGAPSVGWTFYYPFSVQSGSGVDFYMAAILLLGFSSLLGNANFVATIYNLRAQGMSLWKMPIYVWSVFAASVLNLFSLAGLTAATLLVLLDRKIGLTWFNPEIGGDPVLFQQFFWFYSHPTVYVMLLPYLGILAEVASTFARKPLFGYKQMVWAQMGIVVLGTMVWAHHMFTVGESTIFQIAFAFFTALIAVPTGVKLFNIIGTLWGGHLQMKTPLYWVLGFIFNFLLGGITGVMLSMTPLDYQFHDSYFVVAHFHNVLMAGSGFGAFAGLYYWWPKMTGRMYDERLGRLHFWLFLVGYLVTFLPQYVLGYLGMPRRYYTYNADIAGWPELNLISTIGAFILGLGGLVWIYNMWKSLRSGEKAPANPWGGYTLEWLTDSPPKAHNFDVKLPADFPSERPLYDWQKKGVELKPEDPSHIHLPNSSFWPFYSAATLFAFFVSVAALPVPNVWMWVFLALFAYGLVRWALEDEYSYPVEHHTLTGKSNAWMGMAWFIVSEVGLFAILIAGYLYLRLTGAATPPEERPALWLALLNTFFLVSSSFTVHFAHHDLRRDRFNPFRFGLLVTIILGVLFFLFQAWEFYQFHHHSSWQENLWTAAFFTIVGLHGLHVVIGGFGLILAYLQALRGKITLHSHGTLEAASMYWHLVDAVWLFIVVLFYIW, encoded by the coding sequence ATGGCCATTACCGCCAAGCCAAAAGCCGGTTTCTGGGCGGTCCTTTGGGACCTCTTAACCACGGTAGACCACAAGAAGATCGGCCTCATGTACACGGCCACCGCCTTCTTCGCCTTCGCCCTGGCGGGGGTCTTCTCCCTCCTCATCCGGGCGCAGCTAGCGGTGCCCAACAACGGGCTCCTGACCGGGGAGCAGTACAACCAGATCCTCACCCTGCACGGGGCCACCATGCTCTTCTTCTTCATCATCCAGGCGGGGCTCACCGGTTTCGGCAACTTCGTGGTGCCCCTGATGCTGGGGGCCAGGGACGTGGCCCTGCCCCGGATAAACGCTTTCAGCTACTGGGCCTTTCTGGGAGCCATCATCCTAGCCCTCATGAGCTACCTCTTCCCCGGCGGGGCTCCCAGCGTGGGCTGGACCTTCTACTACCCCTTCTCCGTGCAGTCGGGGAGCGGGGTGGACTTTTACATGGCGGCCATCCTCCTCCTGGGCTTCTCCAGCCTCCTGGGCAACGCCAACTTCGTCGCCACCATCTATAACCTCAGGGCCCAGGGGATGAGCCTTTGGAAGATGCCCATCTACGTCTGGAGCGTCTTCGCCGCCAGCGTCCTCAACCTCTTCAGCCTGGCGGGGCTCACCGCCGCCACCCTCCTGGTCCTCCTGGACCGGAAGATCGGCCTCACCTGGTTCAACCCGGAGATCGGCGGGGATCCCGTTCTCTTCCAGCAGTTCTTCTGGTTCTACTCCCACCCCACGGTCTACGTGATGCTCCTGCCCTACCTGGGGATCCTGGCTGAGGTGGCCTCCACCTTCGCCCGTAAGCCCCTTTTCGGCTACAAGCAGATGGTCTGGGCCCAGATGGGCATCGTGGTCCTGGGGACCATGGTCTGGGCCCACCACATGTTCACCGTGGGGGAGAGCACCATCTTCCAGATCGCCTTCGCCTTCTTCACCGCCCTCATCGCCGTGCCCACGGGGGTGAAGCTCTTCAACATCATCGGCACCCTCTGGGGCGGGCACCTGCAGATGAAGACCCCCCTCTACTGGGTGCTGGGCTTCATCTTCAACTTCCTCCTCGGGGGGATCACTGGGGTCATGCTCTCCATGACTCCCCTGGACTACCAGTTCCACGACTCCTACTTCGTGGTGGCCCACTTCCACAACGTCCTCATGGCGGGCTCGGGCTTTGGGGCCTTCGCTGGGCTTTACTACTGGTGGCCCAAGATGACGGGCCGCATGTACGACGAACGCCTGGGCCGGCTCCACTTCTGGCTCTTCCTGGTGGGCTACCTCGTCACCTTCCTGCCCCAGTACGTCCTGGGCTACCTGGGCATGCCCCGGCGCTACTACACCTACAACGCCGACATCGCCGGCTGGCCCGAGCTGAACCTGATCTCCACCATCGGGGCCTTCATCCTGGGGCTGGGCGGCCTGGTCTGGATCTACAACATGTGGAAGAGCCTGCGCTCCGGGGAGAAGGCCCCCGCCAACCCATGGGGCGGCTACACCCTGGAGTGGCTCACTGACTCCCCGCCCAAGGCCCACAACTTTGACGTGAAGCTCCCCGCCGACTTCCCCTCCGAGCGGCCCCTTTACGACTGGCAGAAGAAGGGGGTGGAGCTGAAGCCGGAGGACCCAAGCCACATCCACCTGCCCAACAGCTCCTTCTGGCCCTTCTACTCGGCCGCCACCCTCTTCGCCTTCTTCGTCAGCGTGGCGGCCCTGCCGGTGCCCAACGTCTGGATGTGGGTCTTCCTGGCCCTCTTCGCCTACGGCCTCGTCCGTTGGGCCCTCGAGGACGAGTACAGCTACCCGGTGGAGCACCACACCTTAACCGGCAAGTCCAACGCCTGGATGGGGATGGCCTGGTTCATCGTCTCGGAGGTGGGCCTCTTCGCTATCCTCATCGCCGGGTACCTGTACCTGCGCCTCACCGGGGCGGCCACGCCCCCTGAGGAGCGGCCCGCCCTCTGGCTCGCCCTCCTCAACACCTTCTTCCTGGTGAGCTCCTCCTTCACCGTCCACTTCGCCCACCACGACCTGAGGCGGGACCGTTTCAACCCCTTCCGCTTTGGGCTCCTCGTCACCATCATCCTGGGCGTTCTCTTCTTCCTCTTCCAGGCCTGGGAGTTCTACCAGTTCCACCACCACTCCTCCTGGCAGGAGAACCTCTGGACAGCGGCCTTCTTCACCATCGTGGGCCTCCACGGTCTGCACGTGGTCATCGGTGGCTTCGGCCTCATCCTGGCCTACCTCCAGGCCCTCCGGGGCAAGATCACCCTGCACAGCCACGGCACCCTCGAGGCCGCCAGCATGTACTGGCACCTGGTGGACGCGGTCTGGCTCTTCATCGTGGTCCTCTTCTACATCTGGTAG
- the coxB gene encoding cytochrome c oxidase subunit II: MRRGVAALSFLGLGLAQEAHRVGITRPGGSFNQEVAFLWPWVYFFSIVIFLVVAGALAYVTWKFRARPGQEGEPPQVHGNDRLEVIWTLIPLGIILVLFGLTAKALIQVNRPIPGAMKVEVTGYQFWWDFHYPALGLRNSNELILPAGVPVELEVTSKDVIHSFWVPGLAGKRDAIPGQKTLIHFTPKEVGNYYGFCAELCGPSHARMLFRVLVVPKEEFDRFVEAAKAYTPPVADARGHEVFQQNCMACHGVQGKMPPAVIGPELGFVGNRVSLGAGIVDYTPENLKAWIKDPASMKPGVKMPGFPQLSEEDLDALVRYLEGLKVEGLDFKALPKF; this comes from the coding sequence ATGAGAAGAGGTGTAGCGGCGCTGAGCTTTTTAGGTCTGGGTCTGGCCCAGGAAGCGCACCGGGTGGGCATCACCCGCCCCGGGGGCTCCTTCAACCAGGAGGTGGCCTTTCTCTGGCCATGGGTTTACTTCTTCTCCATCGTGATCTTTCTGGTGGTGGCCGGGGCCTTGGCCTACGTCACCTGGAAGTTCCGGGCCAGGCCGGGGCAGGAGGGGGAGCCGCCCCAGGTCCACGGGAACGACCGCCTCGAGGTCATCTGGACCCTCATCCCCTTGGGCATCATCCTGGTCCTCTTCGGCCTCACGGCCAAGGCCCTCATCCAGGTAAACCGCCCCATTCCCGGGGCCATGAAGGTGGAGGTCACCGGCTACCAGTTCTGGTGGGACTTTCACTACCCCGCCCTTGGCCTCAGGAACTCCAACGAGCTCATCCTGCCCGCTGGGGTTCCCGTGGAGCTGGAGGTCACCTCCAAGGACGTGATCCACTCCTTCTGGGTGCCGGGGCTTGCGGGCAAGCGGGACGCCATTCCGGGACAAAAGACTCTGATTCACTTCACCCCTAAAGAAGTCGGGAACTACTACGGCTTCTGCGCCGAGCTCTGCGGCCCCAGCCACGCCCGCATGCTCTTCCGGGTCCTGGTGGTGCCCAAGGAGGAGTTTGACCGCTTTGTGGAGGCGGCCAAGGCCTACACGCCCCCCGTGGCCGACGCCCGAGGCCATGAGGTCTTCCAGCAGAACTGCATGGCCTGCCACGGGGTCCAGGGCAAGATGCCCCCGGCGGTCATCGGGCCCGAGCTGGGCTTCGTGGGCAACCGCGTGAGCCTGGGGGCGGGGATCGTGGACTACACCCCGGAGAACCTGAAGGCCTGGATCAAAGACCCCGCCAGCATGAAGCCGGGGGTGAAGATGCCGGGCTTCCCCCAGCTGTCCGAAGAAGATCTGGATGCCCTGGTCCGTTACCTGGAGGGGCTTAAGGTGGAGGGCCTGGACTTCAAGGCTCTGCCCAAGTTCTAG